In one window of Maribacter dokdonensis DSW-8 DNA:
- the secG gene encoding preprotein translocase subunit SecG codes for MSTFSIFLILIIVVCLLLVLVIMVQNPKGGGLSSSFGGGGNQVVGGVKKTGDFLDKSTWTLAGLLIVLILASNIALKGNFGDADSKLLQGDDIETVVPETLPEEVTPPVTNEATPSDSL; via the coding sequence ATGAGTACATTTTCAATTTTCCTAATACTTATCATAGTCGTTTGCTTATTGTTGGTATTAGTGATCATGGTACAGAACCCAAAAGGTGGCGGACTTTCCTCTTCTTTTGGCGGAGGTGGAAACCAAGTAGTTGGCGGAGTAAAAAAAACAGGTGACTTTTTAGATAAGAGTACGTGGACGCTAGCTGGTTTATTAATAGTTTTAATTTTAGCATCTAACATTGCACTTAAAGGCAATTTTGGCGATGCAGATTCTAAATTATTACAAGGTGACGACATTGAAACCGTAGTTCCTGAAACATTACCTGAAGAGGTAACACCACCAGTAACAAATGAAGCTACGCCTTCAGATAGTTTATAG